One segment of Treponema pectinovorum DNA contains the following:
- a CDS encoding J domain-containing protein — MPDSMYDKLGELLNDALESGNFFNSSSAKKLDTTQKNTENSSIKKNKKLIKFASLEVQNACSILGINDEMSYSDAKKIYYKKLKRFHPDKNADNFVMNKITKEKTDSILKAWKVIEDWYNKTS, encoded by the coding sequence ATGCCAGATTCAATGTACGATAAATTGGGAGAATTACTCAATGATGCACTTGAATCTGGCAATTTTTTTAATTCATCCTCCGCAAAAAAACTCGATACTACACAAAAAAATACAGAAAATTCTTCTATAAAGAAAAATAAAAAACTTATAAAATTTGCTAGTTTAGAAGTTCAAAATGCATGTTCGATTTTAGGAATAAATGATGAAATGAGTTATTCTGATGCAAAAAAAATCTACTATAAAAAATTAAAACGCTTTCATCCTGATAAAAATGCGGATAATTTTGTAATGAATAAGATAACTAAAGAAAAAACAGACTCTATTTTAAAAGCGTGGAAGGTTATAGAAGATTGGTATAATAAAACTAGTTAA
- a CDS encoding glucose-1-phosphate adenylyltransferase, translating into MCTSFQSEKTRVISIILGGGKGTRLYPLTKERSKPAVPFAGKYRIVDIPVSNCINSGFRKIYLLTQFNSASLHHHITNSFNFDNFSGGFVEILAAEQTLEHSGWFEGTADAVRKNMVHFKSANPTHYIILSGDQLYRMNLKNFMDSHIKSGADITIATTAVNREDASGFGIMKIDSQNRITAFQEKPGRDADISDWKIPDEARNSLPPEKEYLASMGIYIFNAKAMEEALDNSFTDFGKEIIPRAIKTKKVNSFIFNGYWEDIGTIRSFYNATLDLTEYNPAFNLYDVEEPIYTHMRNLPPSKINDAIIENTLTSEGCVITKAKLRHSVVGIRSIIENGTELDGVITMGADFYQGEDEKAENARTGKPNIGIGKNCKIAKTIIDKNASVGDDCQINVNGKTYEDGDHGMFYAADGIIVIRKGAVIPSGTII; encoded by the coding sequence ATGTGTACAAGTTTTCAATCTGAAAAAACGCGAGTAATTTCAATAATTTTGGGTGGAGGAAAAGGAACTCGCCTTTATCCACTTACAAAAGAACGCTCAAAACCTGCTGTTCCGTTTGCAGGCAAGTACAGGATTGTAGATATTCCAGTATCAAACTGCATAAATTCTGGTTTTAGAAAAATATATCTTTTAACTCAATTTAACAGCGCATCGTTGCACCACCACATAACAAATTCTTTTAATTTTGATAATTTTTCTGGTGGCTTCGTAGAAATTCTTGCAGCAGAGCAGACCTTGGAACATTCTGGCTGGTTTGAAGGAACCGCAGACGCCGTACGAAAAAATATGGTTCACTTTAAATCTGCAAATCCTACGCATTACATAATACTTTCTGGCGACCAACTCTACAGGATGAACTTGAAAAATTTTATGGACAGCCACATAAAAAGCGGAGCGGATATAACAATTGCGACGACAGCGGTAAACAGAGAAGATGCTTCTGGCTTTGGAATAATGAAAATAGATTCGCAAAATCGAATAACGGCATTTCAAGAAAAACCTGGAAGAGATGCTGATATAAGCGATTGGAAAATTCCAGACGAGGCTCGCAATTCACTTCCTCCAGAAAAAGAATATCTTGCGTCAATGGGAATTTACATATTCAATGCAAAGGCGATGGAGGAAGCGCTCGATAACAGCTTTACAGATTTTGGAAAAGAGATAATTCCTCGCGCTATAAAAACAAAAAAAGTGAATTCATTCATATTCAACGGTTACTGGGAAGACATTGGTACTATAAGAAGTTTTTATAACGCAACTCTGGACTTAACCGAGTACAATCCCGCTTTTAATCTCTATGATGTCGAAGAGCCGATCTACACACACATGCGTAATCTTCCACCTTCAAAAATAAACGATGCGATTATCGAAAATACGCTCACCTCTGAAGGCTGTGTAATAACAAAAGCAAAATTAAGGCATTCTGTTGTTGGAATTAGATCTATAATTGAAAACGGAACCGAATTAGACGGCGTAATAACTATGGGTGCTGATTTTTATCAGGGCGAAGATGAAAAAGCAGAAAATGCACGCACAGGAAAGCCAAATATTGGGATTGGAAAAAATTGCAAAATCGCTAAAACGATAATCGATAAAAATGCTTCTGTTGGAGACGATTGCCAGATAAACGTAAACGGAAAAACTTACGAAGACGGAGACCACGGAATGTTCTACGCTGCAGACGGAATAATAGTCATAAGGAAAGGAGCGGTTATTCCATCTGGAACTATAATTTAA
- the flgF gene encoding flagellar basal-body rod protein FlgF — MIRGWYTGASGMNAQQNRLDAISNNLANVDTAGYKRDVTVTKSFSELLLRRTQADGVYLTSMGSGDAAPIIGKLGLGVETNENYTEFEQGSFRATSSKTDVALAGEGFFSVETPIGERYTRNGNFILSKEGILLTKDGYPLLGENGYIHVEDDKFMLNEDGVIYSKEGDFVDRLKIVRFDDERYLKKMGNSLWSSNEISGQAYIAEGKERPKMLQGYMETSNVNVVNEMVRMIEVNRAYEANQKTIQSEDSMMSTLWNKVALAR, encoded by the coding sequence ATGATTAGAGGATGGTATACAGGTGCAAGTGGAATGAATGCGCAGCAAAATAGACTGGATGCAATTTCGAACAATCTTGCAAATGTCGATACGGCAGGCTATAAACGCGATGTTACTGTAACAAAATCTTTTTCTGAACTTTTGTTGCGTAGAACTCAGGCGGACGGTGTTTATCTTACATCAATGGGCAGCGGCGATGCGGCACCAATAATCGGCAAATTAGGTCTTGGCGTCGAAACCAACGAAAATTATACAGAATTTGAACAAGGCTCTTTTAGAGCGACAAGTTCAAAAACAGATGTTGCACTCGCTGGTGAAGGATTTTTTTCTGTTGAAACTCCAATCGGCGAGCGCTATACGCGAAACGGAAATTTTATACTTTCAAAAGAAGGCATACTTTTGACAAAGGACGGTTATCCTCTTTTGGGTGAAAACGGCTATATTCACGTGGAAGACGATAAGTTTATGCTCAATGAAGACGGCGTTATCTATTCGAAAGAAGGCGATTTTGTAGATAGATTAAAAATCGTTAGATTTGACGATGAACGCTATCTAAAAAAAATGGGAAATAGCCTTTGGTCTTCAAATGAAATTTCAGGACAAGCGTATATCGCAGAAGGAAAGGAGCGACCAAAAATGTTGCAAGGTTATATGGAAACCAGCAATGTAAATGTCGTAAACGAGATGGTCAGGATGATAGAAGTCAATCGCGCTTATGAAGCAAATCAAAAAACGATACAGAGCGAAGATTCTATGATGTCTACTCTTTGGAACAAAGTTGCCCTTGCAAGATAG
- the flgG gene encoding flagellar basal-body rod protein FlgG produces MVRSLWTAATGMNGQQSNLDAISNNLSNVNTTGFKQQRVEFEDLIYQNVKLAGTPATEDTVTPVGIQQGAGTKVAATQRIFTQGSLQNTGVDTDIALVGDGFFRVQQYDGSYAYTRDGSFKIDMTGQLVNSNGLRVMPEVILPEGFDIHSLTVSDDGRVSVKIFGQDDPIDVAQLELYRFPNNAGLEAVGDNLFKVTNASGEAVAGRPGFEGFGVTKHKFVEMSNVSVVNEMVQMIVAQRAYEFNSKAIQTSDSMLSTAVNLKR; encoded by the coding sequence ATGGTAAGAAGTTTATGGACAGCAGCAACAGGAATGAACGGACAGCAGTCAAATCTTGATGCAATTTCAAACAACCTTTCAAATGTAAACACCACAGGTTTTAAACAGCAGAGAGTTGAATTTGAAGATTTAATATATCAAAACGTAAAATTGGCCGGAACTCCAGCAACAGAAGATACAGTAACTCCAGTGGGAATTCAGCAAGGGGCGGGAACTAAGGTTGCAGCAACTCAGCGAATTTTTACGCAGGGTTCTCTTCAAAATACAGGAGTTGATACTGACATTGCTCTAGTTGGTGACGGTTTTTTTAGAGTTCAGCAATATGACGGAAGTTACGCATACACGAGAGATGGCTCTTTTAAAATTGATATGACAGGTCAGCTTGTAAACTCGAACGGACTTAGAGTTATGCCAGAAGTGATTTTGCCAGAAGGTTTTGATATTCACTCTTTGACGGTTTCTGATGACGGAAGGGTGAGTGTAAAAATTTTTGGGCAGGACGATCCAATCGATGTCGCTCAACTTGAACTTTACAGGTTTCCAAACAATGCAGGGCTCGAAGCGGTGGGCGATAATCTTTTTAAAGTTACAAATGCGTCGGGCGAGGCTGTTGCAGGAAGACCAGGATTCGAAGGTTTTGGTGTTACAAAGCATAAATTTGTGGAAATGTCTAACGTTTCGGTAGTTAACGAGATGGTTCAGATGATAGTTGCTCAAAGAGCGTATGAATTTAATTCAAAAGCGATTCAAACGAGCGATTCTATGCTGAGCACTGCCGTAAACTTGAAGCGCTAG
- a CDS encoding rod-binding protein produces the protein MMTIGGISSITNGQSALTSAKISEEKGKFEELIRSVYGESSSIGLNLASDQVLSEGRLNGDYKSDFVGTFSSPLDKNSMPVGAAANQANPNVKPRTIDRTSKLYEKSLEMESYIVKMMISQMRKTVVKASGESDFASKMYEDMLYDEYATAMTKKAGFGLADQMYLQLTSNGINIEA, from the coding sequence ATGATGACGATAGGTGGAATTAGTTCAATCACAAATGGACAGAGTGCTCTTACAAGTGCAAAAATTTCTGAAGAAAAAGGAAAATTTGAAGAGTTAATCCGCTCAGTTTATGGAGAATCGTCTTCTATCGGTTTGAATCTTGCTTCCGACCAAGTTTTATCGGAAGGTCGCTTAAATGGAGATTATAAAAGTGACTTTGTTGGAACTTTCAGCTCGCCTTTAGATAAAAATTCTATGCCAGTTGGAGCGGCTGCAAATCAGGCAAATCCAAATGTCAAGCCTCGAACAATAGATAGAACTTCTAAACTCTACGAAAAATCTCTCGAAATGGAATCTTACATCGTAAAAATGATGATAAGCCAGATGCGAAAAACTGTTGTAAAGGCGAGTGGCGAAAGCGATTTTGCAAGTAAGATGTATGAAGATATGCTTTACGACGAATATGCAACGGCAATGACAAAAAAAGCAGGTTTTGGACTTGCCGACCAAATGTATTTGCAGTTGACTTCCAATGGCATCAATATAGAAGCGTAA
- a CDS encoding ATP-binding cassette domain-containing protein: protein MDIEIKNLKIEYSTKTLFKDFSITFPQNKISALIAPSGWGKTSLLNFIAQNFKNISYCFQDLRILEGNDVFTNLFIPLKNKFLKEESLAKIDFILKQFELFDKKNQKCRDLSGGEKQRVALARAIVFPSKILLLDEPFQNLDLQLKNKLMDFIKVEHKKENRTVILVTHDRTEAQYLADEIFEF from the coding sequence ATGGATATTGAAATCAAAAATTTAAAAATCGAATATTCGACAAAAACTCTTTTTAAGGATTTTTCTATAACATTTCCTCAAAATAAAATTTCTGCACTCATAGCACCAAGCGGTTGGGGAAAAACAAGTCTATTGAACTTTATCGCACAAAATTTTAAAAATATTTCGTATTGTTTTCAGGATTTAAGGATTTTGGAAGGAAATGATGTATTTACGAACCTTTTTATCCCTCTAAAAAATAAATTTTTAAAAGAAGAAAGTCTTGCAAAAATAGATTTCATATTAAAACAATTTGAACTTTTCGATAAAAAAAATCAAAAATGCAGGGATTTAAGCGGAGGGGAAAAACAAAGGGTTGCTCTTGCACGCGCTATAGTTTTTCCATCAAAAATACTTTTGCTGGACGAACCGTTTCAAAATCTCGATTTACAGTTAAAAAATAAATTGATGGATTTTATAAAAGTTGAACATAAAAAAGAAAACAGAACTGTGATATTGGTAACGCACGACAGGACAGAAGCGCAATATCTGGCAGATGAAATTTTTGAGTTTTAA
- a CDS encoding ABC transporter permease gives MTVILGVILGFFSGKSAFFNSFLAFPLSILKTTPVAALILILLFAFNSSTIPFISAILMCLPVMTECTAQGIKNDKKNIKMYEMARIFEFSKGQKFFFIFLPNFRSFFYSGLVSVFGMTWKVVAAGEIITVPKYAVGSFLYKNQIALESAQVFAMTIYLIIFSYTLESILKWILKSKI, from the coding sequence TTGACGGTAATTTTAGGCGTTATTTTAGGTTTTTTTTCTGGAAAATCTGCTTTTTTCAATTCGTTTCTCGCATTTCCGCTTTCGATATTAAAGACAACTCCAGTCGCCGCTTTGATTTTAATTTTGCTTTTTGCCTTCAATTCTTCGACAATTCCTTTTATAAGTGCGATTTTGATGTGCCTTCCTGTAATGACTGAATGCACTGCACAGGGAATAAAAAATGACAAAAAAAATATAAAGATGTACGAAATGGCAAGAATCTTTGAATTTTCCAAAGGGCAAAAATTCTTTTTCATTTTTTTGCCGAATTTTAGAAGTTTTTTTTACAGCGGACTTGTTTCAGTTTTTGGCATGACATGGAAAGTTGTTGCAGCAGGAGAAATCATCACTGTTCCAAAATATGCGGTCGGAAGTTTTTTGTACAAAAATCAAATTGCTCTGGAAAGCGCACAGGTTTTTGCAATGACAATTTACCTCATCATTTTTAGTTACACGCTTGAAAGCATTTTAAAATGGATATTGAAATCAAAAATTTAA
- a CDS encoding ABC transporter substrate-binding protein: protein MIKKILILFLTLSCTIAFSQKVAVLTGPSGIPCAKLMDSETELQFEVFPSAQNLLPKLIKGEVDIGFLPPNAAVKVYNTTGKIVCLGITGNGNIYLISKSNNFSLKDLEGKTVACAGMGATPQYISEYIFEKNEIKDVTLDFSTPNPQIAAMVKSDKFQYAIVPEPFATLANSLDSSIQTVLNIQDEYKKIENKDFPMTLLVANADYAKNHKKEIKKFIAAYKKAQEWTLKNPAKAGELSEKHSLLLKAKIVEKAIPTCAFTWVPSSSKDCKEQVESLLNIFLKSAPQAIGEKLPDSNFYYR, encoded by the coding sequence ATGATAAAAAAAATCCTTATATTATTTTTAACCCTTTCTTGCACAATCGCTTTTTCTCAAAAGGTTGCCGTTTTAACGGGACCCTCAGGAATCCCTTGTGCAAAATTGATGGATAGCGAAACAGAACTTCAATTTGAAGTTTTTCCGTCTGCACAAAATCTTTTGCCAAAACTAATAAAGGGCGAAGTTGACATAGGTTTTCTTCCGCCAAATGCAGCGGTAAAAGTGTACAATACTACAGGCAAAATCGTATGCTTGGGTATAACTGGAAACGGAAACATATATTTGATTTCAAAATCAAATAACTTTTCGCTAAAAGATTTAGAGGGAAAAACCGTAGCTTGTGCAGGAATGGGAGCAACTCCTCAGTACATAAGCGAATATATTTTTGAAAAAAACGAGATAAAAGATGTAACTCTCGATTTTTCAACTCCAAATCCGCAGATTGCTGCAATGGTAAAAAGCGATAAATTTCAATATGCAATAGTACCAGAGCCTTTTGCAACTTTGGCGAATTCGCTCGATTCATCTATCCAAACAGTTTTGAATATTCAAGACGAATACAAAAAAATCGAAAACAAAGATTTTCCTATGACGCTTTTGGTTGCAAATGCAGATTATGCAAAAAATCACAAAAAAGAAATTAAAAAATTCATCGCTGCTTATAAAAAAGCTCAAGAATGGACTTTAAAAAATCCTGCAAAGGCTGGAGAACTTTCAGAAAAACATTCGCTGCTTTTAAAGGCAAAAATCGTAGAGAAAGCGATTCCAACCTGTGCATTCACTTGGGTTCCATCATCTTCAAAAGACTGCAAAGAACAAGTTGAATCTCTTTTAAATATCTTTTTAAAATCTGCACCGCAAGCAATAGGCGAAAAGCTCCCAGACAGTAACTTTTACTATAGATGA
- a CDS encoding monomeric [FeFe] hydrogenase has translation MLNTNNNAAHLRKDILTEIARLQLAGKLSDPKTVDEIEKIPFQIIPDDSIPVMGSLEKDREIIKNRIVANLGHSLEDYDESKSLSEYVKEAYERERPTWPILTMIQSACNACVKPQYFATDACQACLARPCMVNCPKQAIEVTDRARIDPKKCINCGLCAQNCPYHAIIKTVVPCEEACPVGAISKGEDGKETIDFEKCIFCGKCMSNCPFSAMMGKSQLFDVIKHIMNNKKLIALYAPAIGAQYRTKQGQLENALLESGFFKVMEVAMGADITADNEAREFEERMERGDKMMTTSCCPAYVRAVNIHVPELSPCISETKSPMIYTAQVAKQAYPDCITVFIGPCLAKRREGFDNEIIDYVLSVDEVNALFTAKNIDLAKMPVTNEQALKYIPTVSGRNFAKTGGVAESVRVRLKDKSYLRPVVINGLDKNGMKILASYGQINAGKVPTPADCPNLIEVMACEGGCIAGPSVITNPKLAGGLLNMYANAGSKPQEDGIPVKCDIESVVEGARA, from the coding sequence ATGCTAAATACAAATAACAATGCAGCGCATCTGCGCAAAGACATTCTTACGGAAATTGCACGCTTGCAATTAGCAGGCAAACTCTCTGATCCAAAAACAGTTGATGAGATTGAAAAAATTCCGTTTCAGATTATTCCAGACGATTCAATTCCTGTTATGGGTTCACTCGAAAAAGACCGTGAAATCATAAAAAACAGAATTGTAGCAAACCTTGGTCATTCTTTAGAAGACTACGATGAGTCAAAAAGCCTTTCTGAATATGTAAAAGAAGCATACGAAAGAGAGCGCCCAACCTGGCCAATACTGACCATGATTCAAAGTGCCTGCAATGCCTGTGTAAAGCCTCAGTATTTTGCAACAGATGCTTGCCAAGCCTGTCTTGCTCGTCCGTGCATGGTAAACTGTCCAAAACAAGCGATTGAAGTTACAGACCGTGCGCGAATCGACCCTAAAAAATGTATAAATTGTGGTCTTTGTGCACAAAACTGTCCTTATCACGCGATAATAAAGACAGTTGTTCCTTGCGAAGAAGCCTGTCCTGTTGGGGCAATTTCTAAAGGCGAAGACGGAAAAGAGACAATCGATTTTGAAAAATGTATTTTCTGTGGAAAATGTATGTCTAACTGTCCGTTCAGTGCAATGATGGGAAAATCTCAACTTTTTGACGTTATAAAACACATAATGAATAATAAAAAATTGATTGCTCTTTACGCTCCAGCGATTGGCGCTCAATACAGGACAAAACAGGGGCAACTAGAAAATGCACTTTTAGAATCTGGCTTTTTTAAAGTTATGGAAGTTGCAATGGGTGCAGACATAACCGCAGACAATGAAGCGAGAGAATTTGAAGAGCGCATGGAGCGGGGCGATAAGATGATGACGACAAGTTGTTGTCCTGCCTATGTTAGAGCAGTAAATATCCACGTTCCAGAATTGAGTCCTTGTATTTCAGAAACAAAATCTCCTATGATTTACACTGCTCAGGTTGCAAAACAAGCATACCCAGACTGCATAACAGTTTTTATTGGACCATGCCTTGCAAAAAGAAGAGAAGGATTTGATAACGAAATAATCGATTATGTTCTTTCCGTTGATGAGGTAAATGCTTTATTTACAGCAAAAAATATAGACCTTGCAAAGATGCCTGTTACAAACGAACAAGCGTTAAAATACATTCCGACCGTATCTGGAAGAAATTTCGCTAAAACAGGTGGAGTTGCAGAGAGCGTAAGGGTTCGTTTAAAGGACAAATCATATTTGCGTCCAGTTGTAATAAACGGACTCGACAAAAATGGAATGAAAATCCTTGCAAGTTATGGTCAGATAAATGCAGGTAAAGTTCCAACCCCAGCCGACTGCCCTAACCTTATAGAAGTTATGGCCTGCGAAGGTGGCTGTATTGCAGGACCTTCTGTTATAACAAATCCTAAACTTGCAGGCGGTTTATTAAATATGTATGCAAATGCAGGAAGCAAACCTCAAGAGGATGGAATTCCTGTAAAATGCGATATAGAATCAGTTGTCGAAGGAGCAAGGGCATGA
- the murC gene encoding UDP-N-acetylmuramate--L-alanine ligase, producing the protein MNLQKLPAQLKGVHIHCVGIKGTGVVALVEILHARGAIITGSDVEERFYTDEILEKLNIEPKSFSASNITDDIKLVIYSSAYNPEVNPDLKQAVKKNIPIMLYTQALGSYSQNVFSCGVCGVHGKTTTTGLCGTIFKELNLAGQVLAGSIISSFNGCTYTSENLEKLDSEQKSFFIAETCEYQRHFMSFCPKIIILTSVESDHQDYYPTYADIRDAFVDYALKLPEGGTLIFCADDRGAVEVSKIVLEKRADIKLIPYGFDAQGEYKINFEKIENGKQFFSINAIGECAICVPGTHNVKNAVAAIALNIELLKTAGKNPIEYEKAIKKGLLAFTGGKRRSEVTGRAKTPLGQDVIFIDDYGHHPTAIKTTLAGFRDFYKDYKIIVDFMSHTYSRTSALLEDFAKSFESADKVIINKIYGSARENPLDAKVDGKILAEHTKKYHRDVIYCKEFDEAIECAYKMLCEPSGDSFKNGYIFVTMGAGNNWQVGTGLIQKLKDKEA; encoded by the coding sequence ATGAATTTACAAAAACTTCCCGCACAGTTAAAGGGAGTCCATATTCACTGTGTTGGAATAAAAGGAACCGGTGTCGTTGCCCTGGTTGAAATTTTGCATGCGAGAGGCGCAATAATAACTGGTAGCGATGTTGAAGAAAGATTTTACACAGATGAAATTCTTGAAAAACTGAATATTGAACCAAAGTCTTTTTCGGCTTCAAACATAACTGACGATATAAAACTTGTCATCTATTCTTCAGCGTATAATCCAGAAGTTAATCCAGATTTAAAACAAGCGGTAAAAAAGAATATTCCTATAATGCTTTATACACAGGCATTGGGTTCGTATTCACAAAATGTTTTTAGTTGTGGAGTTTGTGGTGTTCACGGAAAGACAACAACCACTGGACTTTGCGGTACAATATTTAAAGAGCTCAATTTAGCTGGTCAGGTTCTTGCAGGAAGCATCATTTCATCTTTTAACGGTTGCACTTATACAAGCGAAAATTTAGAAAAACTCGATAGCGAACAAAAATCGTTTTTCATCGCAGAAACCTGCGAATATCAAAGGCATTTTATGTCTTTTTGCCCAAAAATCATAATCTTAACTTCTGTAGAAAGCGATCATCAGGATTATTATCCGACTTATGCTGATATAAGAGATGCTTTTGTTGACTACGCCTTAAAATTGCCAGAAGGCGGAACCTTAATCTTTTGTGCGGATGACAGAGGTGCGGTGGAAGTTTCAAAAATCGTTTTAGAAAAAAGAGCAGATATAAAACTCATTCCTTATGGTTTTGATGCACAAGGTGAATATAAAATAAACTTTGAAAAGATTGAAAACGGCAAACAGTTTTTTAGCATAAATGCGATAGGCGAATGTGCAATTTGTGTTCCAGGCACTCACAATGTAAAAAATGCTGTCGCAGCTATTGCTTTGAATATTGAGCTTTTAAAAACGGCTGGGAAAAATCCTATTGAATACGAAAAAGCGATAAAAAAAGGTCTTCTTGCCTTTACGGGCGGAAAAAGGCGTAGCGAAGTTACTGGACGGGCAAAAACTCCGCTTGGACAAGATGTTATTTTTATAGACGATTATGGTCATCATCCTACTGCAATAAAAACTACTCTGGCAGGATTTAGAGATTTTTATAAAGATTACAAAATAATCGTAGATTTTATGAGCCATACTTACAGTAGAACTTCTGCTTTGCTGGAAGATTTTGCAAAGAGTTTTGAAAGTGCAGACAAGGTCATAATCAACAAAATATATGGGAGTGCGAGGGAAAATCCTTTAGATGCAAAAGTTGACGGAAAAATCCTTGCAGAACACACAAAAAAATATCATCGCGATGTAATTTATTGCAAAGAATTTGATGAAGCAATCGAATGTGCATACAAAATGCTTTGCGAGCCTAGCGGCGACTCTTTTAAAAACGGATATATCTTTGTAACCATGGGAGCCGGAAACAACTGGCAGGTTGGAACTGGACTCATTCAAAAATTAAAAGACAAGGAAGCGTAA
- a CDS encoding YicC/YloC family endoribonuclease, protein MNSMTGYGFKEVILENTQISVEIKSVNSRFLDLSVNIPSFLNPLEAKIRKRISQEIVRGKIDLSIRVKDMSSTAKVNPDPAAAIMYRDAILKISEALGLKSEIPLSLIINQDGVLNITHQYDAENYWLKIEPVFEEVFERFIEDRKREGENLKVDLLKKLSILENAACFFKEWQPKMEQKFKEQITQRFNELLKDSVDENRIMTEVAAMMVKYTINEEIIRLQSHLCALKKELNENPIPGKRIDFICQETNREINTIGSKNQFIEVGEMVVNAKDALENIREQAKNIE, encoded by the coding sequence ATGAACAGCATGACAGGTTACGGCTTTAAAGAAGTTATTTTAGAAAATACACAGATAAGCGTGGAGATAAAATCTGTAAACAGCAGATTTTTGGATTTATCTGTGAATATTCCATCTTTTTTAAATCCGCTGGAAGCAAAAATACGAAAGCGAATTTCACAGGAAATTGTCCGCGGAAAAATCGATTTGTCTATCAGGGTAAAGGATATGAGTTCAACTGCAAAAGTTAATCCTGACCCTGCTGCTGCAATAATGTACAGAGATGCGATTTTAAAGATAAGCGAAGCCCTCGGTTTAAAATCAGAAATTCCTCTTTCCCTTATTATAAACCAAGACGGAGTTTTAAATATAACGCACCAATACGATGCAGAGAACTATTGGCTAAAGATAGAGCCTGTTTTTGAAGAAGTTTTTGAAAGATTTATTGAAGACAGAAAAAGGGAAGGCGAAAACTTAAAAGTCGATTTGCTCAAAAAACTCAGCATTCTTGAAAATGCCGCTTGTTTTTTTAAGGAATGGCAGCCAAAGATGGAGCAAAAATTTAAAGAGCAGATAACGCAACGCTTTAATGAACTTTTAAAAGATAGCGTCGACGAAAACCGAATCATGACGGAAGTTGCCGCGATGATGGTAAAGTATACGATAAACGAAGAGATAATCCGCTTGCAAAGCCATCTATGCGCACTGAAAAAAGAATTAAACGAAAATCCAATTCCTGGAAAGAGAATCGATTTTATCTGTCAGGAAACAAATAGAGAGATAAACACGATTGGCTCAAAAAATCAGTTTATTGAAGTTGGCGAAATGGTTGTAAATGCAAAGGATGCTTTAGAAAATATAAGAGAGCAGGCGAAAAATATTGAATAG
- the cmk gene encoding (d)CMP kinase → MKLNKELRIAVSGKSGCGNTTVSTLLSEKLGIKLINYTFRQLALEKGLTLAQVIENAKNDDSYDEYVDKHQVELALKESCVLGSRLAIWMLKEADFKIYLLASDEIRAQRVFNREGGDLDEIKRFTAMRDSEDSRRYLKLYGIDNGKYDFVDLVVDTSKYTPDEIVELILDRLERLNFIKR, encoded by the coding sequence ATGAAATTGAATAAAGAACTTAGAATTGCCGTCAGCGGAAAATCTGGCTGCGGAAACACGACTGTTTCAACTCTTTTGAGCGAAAAACTTGGAATAAAACTTATAAATTACACTTTTCGACAGTTGGCGTTAGAAAAAGGACTTACACTTGCTCAAGTTATAGAAAACGCAAAGAACGACGACAGCTACGATGAATATGTGGACAAACATCAAGTTGAACTTGCTTTAAAAGAAAGTTGTGTTTTGGGCAGTCGACTTGCAATTTGGATGCTAAAAGAAGCCGATTTTAAAATTTATCTTCTTGCGAGTGATGAAATTCGCGCTCAAAGGGTTTTTAATAGAGAAGGTGGGGATTTAGATGAAATAAAGCGTTTTACAGCGATGCGCGATAGCGAAGATAGCCGCCGATATTTAAAACTCTATGGAATTGACAATGGAAAATACGATTTTGTTGATTTAGTAGTAGACACTTCAAAATATACCCCAGACGAGATTGTCGAATTGATTTTGGACCGCCTTGAAAGACTCAATTTTATAAAGAGATAA